AAAGCGCATTCGAAACGATGCATTGCACAACGTTATAATATAACAATACAATTTCGCCAAGCCGCGTCTGTCGAACGGCTGCTCGAGAGGATGGACATGAAGCACTCGAACCTCGCCCTATTGCTGCTGGCACTTGCCGTGCCCATCCCGCTCTACGCTGCGATCCCACAGCCCGGCCTGGCGTTGTGCACCCGCAGCGCCACGCTGTTGGCGTGCGAAGACGGCAAAGGCAGTTACTACAGTGTGCGAACCGAAGGCCGAGACTTTCATCTGCGCGGGTATGACAGCAACAGTCGACGACTCTGGGCGCAGACCAACAGCCGCTATGGACAGATGACCTTTTTCACCGGCCTGGCCAGCGACGGCGAAGCCTGGGTGGGCTACAGCCGGCGCGTCGGCTGGACCACCCTGAACCGCGTATCCAGCTCAAGCGGCCAACGTTTCAACCTGCATTGCAGCTTGATCGGAGGTTGCCGCTGAAGCCCCTTCTTCATGGACTCTATCGATGACCAGCCTGATGCTTCCCGACATCGCCGCACAAACCAGCCACAAGCTCCAACCCCTGGATTGGGTCGGTATGCGCGGTATCGCCCTGCCTGTGCAACTGAACGGGTACCGCCTGAGCGCCTGGGCTGATGCCGGCGTGAGCCTGGATGATGGTGAATCGCGCGGCATCCATATGTCGCGCCTTTACCTTGCGCTGGAGGCACTGGAGCACACCGAACTGACGCCCTTGGCATTGCGCCAGCTCCTGGACCGCTTTCTCGACAGCCATGAAGGGCTTTCGTCCAGCGCCTACCTGCGCCTGAAATTCGACTACCTGCTTAAGCGTCCAGCGCTTGTCAGCCCGTTGGAGGGCTGGAAGCGCTACCCGATCACCCTTGATGCACGCATCGAAAACGAAATGTTCCACGTGGAACAACACGTGGAAATCCCCTATTCATCCACCTGCCCATGCTCCGCTGCGCTGGCGCGCCAGCTCATCCAGCAGCAGTTTCTCACGGACTTCGCCAACCAGACGCTCGATCCACAGGCCATCCTGCAATGGCTGGGCAGCAGTGCAGGTATCGTTGCGACGCCCCACAGCCAGCGCAGCCAGGCCTTCATCAAGGTGCGTCTGCGGGACAACCTGCAAACGCTTCCGCTCAACGCGCTGATCGATACCGTGGAAAACGCATTGGGTACCGCCGTGCAGACGGCCGTGAAAAGAGCCGACGAACAGGCGTTCGCCCTGGCCAATGGTCAGAACCTGATGTTCTGTGAAGATGCTGCGCGTCGCGTGCACCTGGCGCTGCGCGAACTGGAATGGGCCACCGGCTTCGATCTGCGCGTGGAACATGCGGAAAGCCTGCATGCCCACGACGCAGTGGCTGCCAGCCAGTGGCAATGGTGAGGCGCTAGCTGCGTGGACGTACGTTCCCGCAATCATTACCCAGCCACACCGCCCGGGTGTTCATGCTGCCCTGCTGCTGAACGCCCGAGGCATTGAAGGTGCCGCTGACCTGGGTGGTGAATTCGCGATCACTGAGGAAGGTTGCCTGACCGGTGCCTTGGGCTTTGGGGCAACTGAACTGGAACTTCCAGACGTTGCCTTGACGGTCGGTGATCTTCTGCGTGCAACCCGACTGCGGATCCTGCAACGGAATATCATTGGTAGCCACCTGCTCTGGCGTCAGGCACGAGCGCACTCCATTGCCCCCCACGGTAATGCCTTGCTTGGCCAAGGCACCCTCCATCATGGCGCGCTGCTCCGGCGGCAGGTTCTTCAGTTGGCCGAGCATGAATGCCATGTCGGGCAATGGCTTGCCGTCGACCTGCATGTTGCTGGTGGTCAACTCCCAAAGACCGGGTTGCAGCATCTGCGCTTGCGCCAGCAGCGGGCTGCCCAGGCCCAGTGCCAGGGCAATCAGTGGCAGACGAATCTTCATGGATCAGTGCTCCTCGAAATACCGGCTTCAGGCCGGACAGAGCCTTAGACGTCTTTTTCGCCCGCGGGTTGCAAGTGGCCCCGGGAACATGCTCTGTTAGGCGGCAGTGCTCTTGGAATGCAGGATGCGTATGGATTACCACAGCCCCTACTTCTTCGGTTACCTGCTCGGACTGATTCACTTCCTGGGCATCATCGCTGCGCTGCATGCGGTGTTCACTGTGCGTACCGCTCAGGGCGCAATCGCCTGGGCAATGTCATTGTTCTTCATTCCCTACCTGACCCTGGTGCCCTATCTGATCTTTGGCGCCCGCTCCTTTTACGCCTATATACAGGCGCGGCGACAAGCCAACCAGGAGATGCACGTGGCGATGGCCGACCTCAACTGGCGCCCCTGGGTGGAGGAAGCCCTGACCGCCCGGGAGTCGGAAAGCTACGCGGCACTGCGTGCCATGCCCAAGCTTGGTCGCATGCCCTGCCTGGCCAACAACCAGGTGAAATTGCTGATCGATGGCACTGCGACCTTCGACGCGATCTTCGCTGCCATCGGCGAGGCGCGGGACACGGTGCTGGTGCAGTTCTTCATCATCCACGACGACGCCATCGGTCAGGAGCTGCAACAACTGCTGCTGCGCAAGGCCGCCGAAGGGGTAAGGATTTACGTATTGTTCGATCAGGTCGGCAGCCATGCCCTGCCGGCGCGCTACAGCCAGGTGCTGCGCGAGGGCGGTGTACAGATCCAGGCCTTCTCCTCGCGCCGTGGGTGGTTCAACCGCTTCCAGGTCAACTTCCGCAACCACCGCAAGATTGTCGTGGTTGACGGACTCCAGGGTTTCGTCGGTGGGCACAACGTCGGTGATGAGTACCTGGGCGGCAATCCACGCCTGTCACCCTGGCGCGATACCCACGTGCAGGTCAGCGGACCGGTGCTGGCCTGTCTGCAGGAGTCGTTCGCCGAAGACTGGTATTGGGCCACCCGTGAGCTGCCACCGCTGATCCTGCCCGATGCCTATCCAGAAGATGGCGTACTGTGTCAGGTGCTTGCCAGCGGCCCGGCGGATCCACAGGAGACCTGCCAACTGTTCTTCGTCGAAGCGATTCAGTCGGCAACACGGCGTATCTGGATCACCAGCCCCTACTTCATTCCAGACGAAGCCGTCTTCGCGGCACTGCGCCTAGCAGTGCTGCGCGGCGTCGATGTGCGGATACTGATTCCGTCACGGCCCGACCACAAGATCGTCTATGCCGCCTCCAGCCTGTTCGCCTTCGAAGCTGTGCGGGCCGGGGTGCGCATATTCCGTTATCAGCCGGGCTTCGTGCATCAGAAGGTGATCCTGGTGGACGATGATGTCAGCGCTATCGGCAGCGCCAACATGGACAATCGCTCGTTCCGGCTGAATTTCGAGATCACCTTGCTGACCATCGACCGCGCCTTTGCCGATCAGGTCGAGGCCATGCTGCTGTGCGACTTCGAGCAATCGCGGGAGATAACCGCCGAAGACAGCCGCGACACTCATCGGCTGCAGCAGCTGGGGATGCGCATCGCGCGCTTGATTTCACCGATTCTGTAGCCAGAAAAGAAGCGGGGCCGCAAAGGCGGCCCCGTCTTGATCAACGATAGAGATCCTCTCGCGT
The Pseudomonas putida genome window above contains:
- the folE2 gene encoding GTP cyclohydrolase FolE2, coding for MTSLMLPDIAAQTSHKLQPLDWVGMRGIALPVQLNGYRLSAWADAGVSLDDGESRGIHMSRLYLALEALEHTELTPLALRQLLDRFLDSHEGLSSSAYLRLKFDYLLKRPALVSPLEGWKRYPITLDARIENEMFHVEQHVEIPYSSTCPCSAALARQLIQQQFLTDFANQTLDPQAILQWLGSSAGIVATPHSQRSQAFIKVRLRDNLQTLPLNALIDTVENALGTAVQTAVKRADEQAFALANGQNLMFCEDAARRVHLALRELEWATGFDLRVEHAESLHAHDAVAASQWQW
- a CDS encoding DUF3617 domain-containing protein produces the protein MKIRLPLIALALGLGSPLLAQAQMLQPGLWELTTSNMQVDGKPLPDMAFMLGQLKNLPPEQRAMMEGALAKQGITVGGNGVRSCLTPEQVATNDIPLQDPQSGCTQKITDRQGNVWKFQFSCPKAQGTGQATFLSDREFTTQVSGTFNASGVQQQGSMNTRAVWLGNDCGNVRPRS
- the cls gene encoding cardiolipin synthase, whose amino-acid sequence is MDYHSPYFFGYLLGLIHFLGIIAALHAVFTVRTAQGAIAWAMSLFFIPYLTLVPYLIFGARSFYAYIQARRQANQEMHVAMADLNWRPWVEEALTARESESYAALRAMPKLGRMPCLANNQVKLLIDGTATFDAIFAAIGEARDTVLVQFFIIHDDAIGQELQQLLLRKAAEGVRIYVLFDQVGSHALPARYSQVLREGGVQIQAFSSRRGWFNRFQVNFRNHRKIVVVDGLQGFVGGHNVGDEYLGGNPRLSPWRDTHVQVSGPVLACLQESFAEDWYWATRELPPLILPDAYPEDGVLCQVLASGPADPQETCQLFFVEAIQSATRRIWITSPYFIPDEAVFAALRLAVLRGVDVRILIPSRPDHKIVYAASSLFAFEAVRAGVRIFRYQPGFVHQKVILVDDDVSAIGSANMDNRSFRLNFEITLLTIDRAFADQVEAMLLCDFEQSREITAEDSRDTHRLQQLGMRIARLISPIL